One region of Azoarcus sp. CIB genomic DNA includes:
- a CDS encoding alpha-2-macroglobulin, with amino-acid sequence MRFGKAGSRGFGIAPIALVIVLVAALGGYFVATRDRTGEDAEAGSVPFEAVDGAPRELDGSPALALSFSLPLDARGDHDKFLQVLEMPSPAHAAEGSSAGVHYEEEEDGSTTAGVSNASSSDPADTVTEGGTPVAGAWVVGENPRLLFFPHVKPQTRYVVRVLAGLPAKDGRKLDAEARFSIRMGTVAPAFYFASRGMVLPAGQNGGLPVTTVNVPEVDIQFLKVKPERLSEFLDQVVAGQPSRDASAGEEDGESDDEEAYYYGDSGTRLKGAVDGWQLDQLHRLTTSAFIGRFVTEQKSDRRRVTFIPVEDIPALREPGVYVAVMSQPNRFRHEFQTTYFYVSDLGLHVRQYAAGADAYVSSLASGKAVSGAELSWIDSEGKTLARGETDGDGRANFAERPKGARVLTARKGEHLSLVALKEPALDLGEFDIAGTPFVPVRLFAYSGRNLYRPGERFDVSVIARDADGRTVPPQPIQAALRRPDGKLQWTRTWKPQDLDPGYYTQAIELPIDAATGSWALELRTDPAASTAAAVMRFGVEEFLPERMKLDLASTEDSLADGASWRIDVSGRYLYGAPAAGNSLVGVVNTERNRNPLAHKLPGFVFGDADEDTVKSRTELSETALDDTGKTSVDVDLEPVAGRRSPFTVRATIGLLESGGRPVIRSIERVHWPAPVLVGVRPLFVGAYAREGAAAEFEVVRADTAGTLRAGTALPVRLFRESRNYYWRFDDQRGWNSGFTETDELVSTTQVSMPAGGRGKLALPVKYGRYRLEVFDPETQQTARYRFYAGWYAQDDETRGVRPDLVALKLDKAGYADGETARLTITPPHAGEALVTVEGNQALWVRRLSIGADGTTIDIPVDKEWKRHDLYVSVMVLRPGSSGDTVTPARALGLIHLPLDRSQRKLDVALEAPQKMKPEQPLKVRVKVPEAKGQKAMVTLSAVDAGILNITAFKSPDPFGFFFAKLRYGADAHDVYGRLIEKMAGDKGRLKFGGDAAPKPTKSLPKKVRLVDLFSGPVALDDKGEAEISLPVPDFNGSLRLMAVATSGERFGMQEAEVVVAAPLVVELATPRFLSVGDSAVLAMDVQNLSGAAQDVRISVTNGDGLVIRAGEQRIALKDQQKRILRIPVEAGTALGLTEVRVHVESDAVKLDRSFPLQVQAPTPRQSVMKRVVVAPGETVELRDTELGGFLKHSVAATLAVSDKAPIDVRNAVRGLLTYPYGCTEQTTSTAYPHVFIDETAAKQFGLKPYTQAQRAEMLEKAIGRLAGMQAPNGGFSLWGNVGNYEYWLSAYVTNFLLDAREQGFNVPAEMEKRAVEFLLKGLQEGVAGLPREAVKYSADSVWADHRYAGSGRFAVLAYGAYVLARQGKAPLATLRQLHESQAAAHSGLGLVHLGIALKLMGDEARATSAVDAGIRKGRPDNHWWGDYGSNLRDWALTYVLLEKHGLKPEGRENLVNLVAGELERGRHHYHSTQEKLALFLLGRSFMTGEGGNWTAETAGGGRTQAIGGKGTQFLSLSAEDVAGGVRLTNTHQEKLFAELDLAGNPAAMPAARRDAFDLKREWYTPDGQPLGKRPLRVGETLMVRLRVYTPGRHANGLVVDYVPAGVEIENANIVQGEQSAMNIAGIDPRQAMQDGAIQHVEFRDDRFVVAARLRGEMNFFYRVRVVTPGRFVVPPTYAEDMYQPHIYGLAGGEETLQISDGSSGGSSDGAGNGQ; translated from the coding sequence ATGCGGTTCGGAAAGGCAGGATCGAGGGGGTTCGGCATTGCGCCGATCGCGCTCGTCATCGTTCTGGTGGCCGCACTCGGTGGCTACTTCGTCGCTACGCGTGACCGGACGGGCGAGGACGCCGAGGCCGGCAGCGTGCCCTTCGAGGCGGTGGACGGCGCCCCGCGCGAGCTCGACGGATCGCCCGCCCTCGCACTGTCGTTCAGCCTGCCGCTCGACGCCCGCGGCGATCACGACAAGTTCCTGCAGGTGCTGGAGATGCCGTCGCCCGCCCACGCGGCAGAAGGGTCGTCGGCGGGCGTGCACTATGAAGAAGAGGAAGACGGAAGCACGACGGCCGGGGTCAGCAACGCGAGCAGCAGCGACCCGGCCGACACGGTGACCGAGGGCGGCACGCCGGTCGCGGGCGCCTGGGTCGTCGGCGAGAACCCGCGGCTGCTGTTCTTCCCGCACGTCAAACCGCAGACCCGCTACGTCGTGCGCGTGCTGGCCGGCCTGCCGGCGAAGGACGGCCGCAAGCTCGATGCGGAAGCGCGCTTCTCGATCCGCATGGGCACGGTCGCCCCGGCGTTCTACTTCGCCAGCCGCGGCATGGTGCTGCCCGCCGGGCAGAACGGTGGTCTGCCGGTCACGACCGTGAACGTGCCCGAGGTCGATATACAGTTCCTCAAGGTCAAGCCGGAACGCCTGTCCGAATTTCTCGACCAGGTCGTGGCCGGCCAGCCGTCCCGCGATGCGTCGGCCGGCGAGGAGGACGGCGAATCCGATGACGAGGAAGCGTACTACTACGGCGATTCGGGCACCCGCCTCAAGGGCGCCGTCGACGGCTGGCAACTCGACCAGCTGCACCGCCTCACGACCAGCGCCTTCATCGGGCGCTTCGTCACCGAACAGAAGTCCGACCGGCGCCGCGTGACCTTCATTCCCGTCGAGGACATCCCCGCGCTGCGCGAACCGGGCGTCTATGTCGCCGTGATGTCGCAGCCGAACCGCTTCCGCCACGAGTTCCAGACCACCTATTTCTACGTCAGCGATCTCGGCCTGCATGTGCGCCAGTACGCCGCCGGGGCCGACGCCTACGTGAGTTCGCTGGCCAGCGGCAAGGCCGTGAGCGGCGCCGAGCTGAGCTGGATCGACAGCGAGGGCAAGACCCTGGCGCGCGGCGAGACCGACGGCGACGGGCGGGCGAACTTCGCCGAACGCCCGAAAGGCGCGCGCGTGCTGACGGCCCGCAAGGGCGAGCACCTGTCGCTCGTCGCCCTGAAGGAGCCCGCGCTCGACCTCGGCGAATTCGACATCGCCGGCACGCCCTTCGTCCCGGTGCGCCTGTTCGCCTACAGCGGACGCAATCTCTACCGCCCGGGCGAGCGCTTCGACGTGTCGGTGATCGCCCGCGACGCCGACGGACGCACCGTGCCGCCGCAGCCGATCCAGGCCGCGCTGCGCCGACCGGACGGCAAGTTGCAATGGACCCGGACGTGGAAGCCGCAGGACCTCGACCCCGGCTACTACACCCAGGCGATCGAGCTGCCGATCGACGCCGCGACCGGCTCGTGGGCCCTCGAGCTGCGCACCGACCCGGCGGCCAGCACGGCCGCGGCGGTGATGCGCTTCGGCGTCGAGGAATTCCTGCCGGAACGCATGAAGCTCGACCTCGCGAGCACCGAGGACAGTCTCGCGGACGGCGCGAGCTGGCGCATCGACGTCAGCGGGCGCTACCTGTACGGCGCCCCCGCCGCCGGCAACAGCCTCGTCGGCGTCGTGAACACCGAGCGCAACCGCAATCCGCTCGCACACAAGCTGCCCGGCTTCGTGTTCGGCGATGCGGACGAGGATACGGTCAAATCGCGCACCGAGCTGTCGGAAACCGCACTCGACGACACGGGCAAGACGAGCGTCGACGTGGATCTCGAGCCGGTCGCCGGACGGCGCTCGCCCTTCACCGTGCGCGCCACCATCGGCCTGCTCGAGAGCGGCGGCCGGCCGGTCATCCGCAGCATCGAGCGCGTGCATTGGCCCGCGCCGGTGCTGGTCGGCGTACGCCCGCTGTTCGTCGGCGCCTACGCGCGCGAAGGCGCCGCGGCGGAGTTCGAAGTGGTGCGCGCCGACACCGCCGGCACCCTCAGGGCCGGCACCGCGCTGCCGGTGCGGCTGTTCCGCGAGAGCCGCAACTATTACTGGCGTTTCGACGACCAGCGCGGCTGGAACTCGGGCTTCACCGAAACCGATGAGCTGGTGTCCACCACGCAGGTGTCCATGCCCGCCGGCGGCCGCGGCAAGCTCGCGCTGCCGGTCAAGTACGGCCGCTACCGGCTCGAGGTGTTCGACCCGGAAACGCAACAGACCGCACGCTACCGCTTCTACGCCGGCTGGTACGCGCAGGACGACGAAACCCGGGGCGTGCGCCCGGACCTCGTCGCGCTGAAGCTGGACAAGGCGGGCTACGCCGACGGCGAAACGGCGCGCCTGACGATCACGCCGCCGCATGCCGGCGAGGCGCTCGTGACCGTCGAAGGCAACCAGGCGCTGTGGGTGCGCCGCCTGTCGATCGGCGCCGACGGCACGACGATCGACATCCCCGTGGACAAGGAGTGGAAGCGCCACGACCTGTACGTCTCGGTCATGGTGCTGCGTCCGGGCAGCAGCGGCGACACGGTCACACCGGCGCGCGCGCTGGGTCTGATCCACCTGCCGCTCGACCGCAGCCAGCGCAAGCTCGACGTGGCGCTCGAAGCGCCGCAGAAGATGAAGCCCGAGCAGCCGCTGAAGGTTCGCGTGAAGGTGCCCGAGGCCAAGGGCCAGAAGGCGATGGTCACGCTGTCCGCGGTCGATGCCGGCATCCTCAACATCACCGCGTTCAAGAGCCCCGACCCGTTCGGCTTCTTCTTCGCCAAGCTGCGCTACGGCGCCGACGCCCATGACGTGTACGGGCGCCTGATCGAGAAGATGGCGGGCGACAAGGGACGGCTCAAGTTCGGCGGCGACGCGGCCCCCAAGCCGACCAAGAGCCTGCCCAAGAAGGTGCGCTTGGTCGATCTCTTCAGCGGCCCGGTGGCGCTCGACGACAAGGGCGAGGCGGAGATCTCGCTGCCGGTGCCGGACTTCAACGGCAGCCTGCGCCTGATGGCGGTGGCGACCAGCGGCGAGCGCTTCGGCATGCAGGAGGCCGAGGTCGTCGTGGCGGCGCCGCTGGTCGTCGAACTCGCGACCCCGCGCTTCCTGTCGGTCGGCGACAGCGCCGTGCTCGCGATGGACGTGCAAAACCTCTCCGGCGCCGCCCAGGACGTGCGCATCAGCGTGACCAACGGCGACGGCCTCGTGATCCGGGCCGGCGAACAGCGCATTGCGCTCAAGGACCAGCAGAAGCGCATCCTGCGCATCCCCGTCGAAGCGGGGACGGCGCTGGGACTCACCGAGGTGCGCGTGCATGTCGAAAGCGACGCGGTGAAGCTCGACCGCAGCTTCCCGCTACAGGTGCAGGCACCGACGCCGCGCCAGTCGGTGATGAAGCGCGTCGTCGTCGCACCGGGCGAAACGGTGGAATTGCGTGACACCGAACTGGGTGGATTCCTCAAGCACAGCGTCGCTGCGACGCTGGCAGTATCCGACAAGGCGCCGATCGACGTGCGCAATGCTGTGCGCGGCCTGCTGACCTACCCGTACGGCTGCACCGAGCAGACGACGAGCACCGCCTACCCGCACGTGTTCATCGACGAGACGGCCGCGAAGCAGTTCGGCCTGAAGCCCTACACGCAGGCCCAGCGCGCCGAGATGCTCGAGAAGGCGATCGGGCGGCTGGCCGGGATGCAGGCGCCCAACGGCGGTTTCAGCCTGTGGGGCAACGTCGGCAACTACGAGTACTGGCTGTCGGCCTACGTCACGAACTTCCTGCTCGACGCGCGCGAACAGGGCTTCAATGTCCCGGCCGAGATGGAAAAACGCGCCGTCGAATTCCTGCTGAAGGGCCTGCAGGAGGGCGTCGCCGGCCTACCGCGCGAAGCGGTGAAATACAGCGCGGATTCGGTGTGGGCCGACCACCGCTACGCCGGATCGGGGCGCTTCGCGGTGCTCGCCTACGGCGCTTACGTCCTCGCGCGGCAGGGCAAGGCCCCGCTGGCGACGCTGCGGCAGCTGCACGAGTCGCAGGCCGCGGCGCACTCGGGCCTCGGGCTGGTGCACCTCGGGATCGCACTGAAGCTCATGGGCGACGAGGCGCGCGCGACCAGCGCGGTCGACGCCGGCATCCGGAAAGGCCGGCCGGACAATCACTGGTGGGGCGACTATGGCAGCAACCTGCGCGACTGGGCGCTGACGTACGTGCTGCTCGAGAAGCACGGCCTCAAGCCGGAAGGCCGCGAGAACCTCGTGAACCTGGTCGCCGGGGAGCTGGAGCGCGGCCGGCACCATTACCACAGCACCCAGGAAAAACTCGCGCTGTTCCTGCTCGGCCGCAGCTTCATGACCGGCGAAGGCGGCAACTGGACGGCCGAAACGGCCGGCGGCGGCAGGACGCAGGCGATCGGCGGCAAGGGCACGCAGTTCCTGTCCCTGTCCGCCGAGGACGTCGCCGGCGGCGTGCGCCTCACCAATACCCATCAGGAAAAGCTCTTCGCCGAGCTCGATCTCGCGGGCAACCCCGCGGCGATGCCCGCGGCGCGGCGCGATGCCTTCGACCTCAAGCGCGAGTGGTACACGCCGGACGGCCAGCCGCTCGGCAAGCGTCCGCTGCGCGTCGGCGAAACGCTGATGGTCCGCCTGCGCGTGTACACGCCCGGCCGCCACGCCAACGGCCTGGTCGTCGATTACGTGCCGGCAGGGGTCGAGATCGAGAATGCCAACATCGTGCAGGGCGAGCAGTCGGCGATGAACATCGCCGGGATAGACCCGCGCCAGGCGATGCAGGACGGCGCGATCCAGCACGTCGAGTTCCGCGACGACCGCTTCGTCGTCGCCGCCAGGCTGCGGGGCGAGATGAACTTCTTCTACCGCGTGCGCGTCGTCACGCCGGGGCGCTTCGTCGTGCCGCCGACCTACGCCGAAGACATGTACCAGCCGCACATCTACGGCTTGGCCGGGGGCGAGGAAACGCTGCAGATCAGCGACGGAAGCAGTGGCGGAAGCAGCGACGGGGCCGGCAACGGGCAATGA
- a CDS encoding aminotransferase class V-fold PLP-dependent enzyme encodes MPSLLPQPDPEGLLEYSVVYTDRALNHMSQRFQGVMHDISRVLKTVYGAHAAVVVPGSGTFGMEAVARQFATGKKCLVIRNGWFSYRWTQIFDMGGIPSQCTVLKARPVEAGPQAPFAPAPIAEVVAAIREHKPDLVFAPHVETAAGMILPDDYLRAVADAVHEVGGLFVLDCIASGTIWVDMAACGVDILISAPQKGWSAQPCCALVMLSERARERLDATTSTSFACDLKKWLQIMEAYEKGGHAYHATMPTDALTALRDVMLETEAYGFDKVKAEQQELGRRVRALLAARGFRSVAAPGFEAPGVVVCYTDDPEIQSGRKFIAQGLQTAAGVPLQCDEPADFRSFRIGLFGLDKLHAVERSVKSLEAALDEIRTA; translated from the coding sequence ATGCCCAGCCTGCTGCCCCAACCCGATCCCGAAGGTCTGCTCGAATACTCGGTCGTGTATACCGACCGCGCGCTCAATCACATGTCGCAGCGTTTCCAGGGCGTCATGCACGACATCTCGCGGGTGCTGAAGACGGTCTATGGCGCACATGCGGCGGTCGTCGTGCCCGGCAGCGGCACCTTCGGCATGGAGGCGGTGGCGCGCCAGTTCGCGACCGGGAAGAAGTGCCTGGTGATCCGCAACGGCTGGTTCAGCTACCGCTGGACGCAGATCTTCGACATGGGCGGCATCCCGTCGCAATGCACGGTGCTGAAGGCGCGGCCCGTCGAAGCCGGTCCGCAGGCGCCGTTCGCGCCGGCGCCGATCGCCGAGGTCGTCGCGGCGATCCGCGAGCACAAACCTGATCTGGTGTTCGCCCCGCACGTCGAGACCGCGGCCGGGATGATCCTGCCCGACGACTATCTGCGCGCCGTCGCCGACGCCGTGCATGAGGTCGGCGGCCTGTTCGTGCTCGACTGCATCGCGTCCGGCACGATCTGGGTGGATATGGCCGCGTGCGGTGTCGACATCCTGATCAGCGCGCCGCAGAAGGGCTGGAGCGCGCAACCGTGCTGCGCCCTCGTGATGCTGAGCGAGCGCGCGCGCGAGCGGCTCGATGCGACGACCAGCACCAGCTTCGCGTGCGACCTGAAGAAATGGCTGCAGATCATGGAAGCCTACGAGAAGGGCGGCCATGCCTACCATGCGACGATGCCGACCGACGCGCTGACCGCGCTGCGCGACGTGATGCTGGAGACCGAGGCCTACGGCTTCGACAAGGTGAAGGCGGAACAGCAGGAGCTGGGCCGGCGCGTACGCGCATTGCTCGCCGCACGCGGCTTCCGCAGCGTCGCGGCGCCGGGCTTCGAGGCGCCGGGCGTGGTGGTGTGCTACACGGACGACCCCGAGATCCAGTCCGGGCGGAAATTCATCGCGCAGGGCCTGCAGACCGCCGCCGGCGTGCCGCTGCAGTGCGACGAGCCGGCGGACTTCCGCAGCTTCCGCATCGGCCTGTTCGGCCTCGACAAGCTGCATGCGGTCGAGCGCAGCGTGAAGTCGCTGGAAGCAGCGCTCGACGAGATCCGCACCGCGTAG
- a CDS encoding WD40 repeat domain-containing protein, with amino-acid sequence MASSPDGVISELLQDERPAGGREDRIAAAQARAAEQAALARRMRRRAIGLGILAFLLAAAAIAALVAQQVAELQRRQQADVVLSLQLVATALRHLDTDPDLAARAAFEALRRTGDAAPFVRGQAEDAARRALDASRLRLTLHGHANRVNAIAFSPDGALIASAGQDGMVRIRNAADGAASAELHGHEGEARDLAFGPDGKTLASVGDDGRIILWDAARGERLRELPRQPERLNGVAFGRDGEIVATVGMSPVVRLWDADTGGLLANLTGHKAPVHAVAFSPDGRHLATAGDDAVLRIWDLLSGRALHVLEGHADTVVALAFSPDGRWLASAGEDRRARLWDAGSGAPVRELPEQPDAIRAVAFSPDGSLLATAGHDGSARLWDTAGCTRPAGECQPLATLAGEGNPVTDLAFDTAGARLATTGADGSVKLWDLAFGHAGAIRSLAFSPDGRRLATAAAGTDAAVWEVEGGKIRYRLAGEASAASRVAWSPDGSRIATAQGDGTATVWDATGERPPLMLRGHAGRVNGIAFSTDGHLVVTAGHDGMVGVWDAASGARRLWLRTGAAPLNCVIFSRDGRSVLSAGADGALTEWNAADGKRLRSLQERGDEILDLALSPDGSLLATAGTDRVARLWGLTGGKPVRSLAGHAGAIGALAFSPDGRLLATAARDRSARVWEIASGGERLVLPPQDGAVNAVAFSPDGRLLATGGDGRRVHFHPLDPGQVATALHDRVADGLTDTECARYLNRSPCPP; translated from the coding sequence GTGGCATCATCTCCTGATGGCGTGATCTCGGAACTGCTGCAGGACGAGCGTCCCGCGGGCGGAAGGGAAGACCGCATCGCCGCCGCGCAGGCACGCGCCGCGGAACAAGCCGCTCTCGCCCGGCGCATGCGGCGGCGCGCAATCGGGCTGGGCATCCTCGCCTTCCTGTTGGCGGCCGCGGCCATCGCCGCGCTGGTCGCGCAGCAGGTCGCGGAGCTGCAGCGCCGCCAGCAAGCCGATGTCGTGCTGTCGCTCCAGCTCGTCGCCACGGCCTTGCGCCATCTCGACACCGACCCGGACCTCGCCGCGCGCGCGGCGTTCGAGGCGCTGCGACGCACCGGGGACGCCGCGCCCTTCGTGCGCGGCCAGGCCGAAGACGCGGCACGGCGCGCCCTCGACGCAAGCCGCCTGCGCCTGACGCTGCACGGACACGCGAACCGCGTGAATGCGATCGCCTTCAGCCCCGACGGGGCACTCATCGCGTCGGCCGGGCAGGACGGCATGGTACGCATCCGCAATGCCGCCGACGGCGCAGCGTCCGCCGAACTGCACGGACACGAGGGCGAGGCCCGCGATCTCGCCTTCGGCCCGGACGGGAAAACGCTCGCATCGGTGGGCGATGACGGTCGGATCATTCTGTGGGACGCCGCGCGCGGCGAACGGCTGCGCGAGCTGCCGCGCCAGCCGGAGCGCCTGAACGGCGTCGCGTTCGGGCGGGACGGGGAGATCGTGGCGACGGTGGGGATGAGCCCGGTCGTGCGGCTGTGGGACGCGGATACGGGCGGCCTGCTCGCAAACCTTACCGGCCACAAGGCCCCGGTGCATGCGGTCGCCTTCAGTCCCGACGGCCGGCACCTGGCGACGGCGGGCGACGATGCCGTGCTGCGCATCTGGGACCTGTTGAGTGGCCGGGCGCTGCATGTGCTCGAAGGCCATGCCGACACAGTCGTCGCGCTCGCATTCAGTCCGGATGGACGCTGGCTGGCGAGCGCGGGCGAAGACCGCCGGGCGCGCCTGTGGGATGCCGGCAGCGGCGCGCCGGTGCGCGAGCTGCCCGAACAGCCCGACGCCATCCGTGCCGTCGCCTTCAGTCCGGACGGCAGTCTGCTGGCGACCGCGGGTCACGACGGGTCGGCGCGACTGTGGGACACGGCAGGCTGCACGCGTCCGGCCGGCGAATGCCAGCCGCTCGCGACGCTCGCCGGGGAGGGCAACCCTGTGACCGACCTCGCCTTCGACACGGCCGGAGCACGGCTCGCGACGACCGGCGCAGACGGCAGCGTGAAGCTGTGGGACCTCGCCTTCGGCCACGCGGGGGCGATCCGCAGCCTCGCCTTCAGTCCGGACGGCAGGCGGCTCGCCACGGCTGCGGCCGGTACGGACGCCGCCGTGTGGGAAGTCGAAGGCGGGAAAATCCGGTACAGGCTCGCGGGGGAGGCGAGCGCCGCGTCGCGCGTCGCATGGAGCCCGGACGGCAGTCGCATCGCGACCGCGCAAGGCGACGGCACCGCAACGGTATGGGACGCCACCGGCGAGCGGCCGCCGCTCATGCTGCGCGGGCACGCGGGACGCGTGAATGGCATCGCCTTCAGTACCGACGGCCACCTCGTCGTCACCGCCGGACACGACGGCATGGTCGGCGTGTGGGATGCCGCCAGCGGAGCGCGACGGCTGTGGCTGCGCACCGGCGCGGCCCCGCTGAACTGTGTGATCTTCAGCCGCGACGGGCGCAGCGTGCTGAGCGCCGGTGCCGATGGCGCCCTCACGGAATGGAATGCCGCGGACGGCAAGCGGCTGCGCAGCCTGCAGGAGCGCGGCGACGAGATCCTCGACCTCGCGCTGAGTCCGGACGGCTCGCTGCTCGCGACCGCCGGCACGGACCGCGTCGCGCGCCTGTGGGGCCTTACGGGCGGAAAACCGGTGCGCAGCCTCGCGGGTCATGCGGGCGCGATCGGCGCGCTCGCCTTCAGCCCCGACGGCCGCCTGCTCGCGACCGCAGCGCGCGACCGCAGCGCGCGCGTGTGGGAGATCGCCAGCGGCGGCGAGCGGCTGGTGCTGCCGCCGCAGGATGGCGCCGTGAATGCCGTCGCCTTCTCGCCCGACGGGCGCCTGCTCGCGACCGGCGGCGACGGCAGGCGCGTGCATTTCCATCCGCTCGACCCGGGGCAAGTCGCGACGGCACTGCACGACCGCGTCGCCGACGGCCTCACGGACACGGAATGCGCGCGATACCTGAACCGCAGCCCCTGTCCGCCCTGA